From a single Proteobacteria bacterium CG1_02_64_396 genomic region:
- a CDS encoding penicillin-binding protein 1C: MLLVLGLALVGLDRLFPLHLPDPSTLFAQVVVDRQGIPLRAFADAQGVWRYPVRLDDVSPHYIEAVLGYEDRRFYDHLGINPLALLRAAGQNLAAGRVVSGGSTLSMQVARLLHPHSRTLWGKAIQIARTLQLEAHLNKQEILNLYLNLAPFGGTIEGVQAASFTYLHKPARDLTLAEAALLAVLPQAPSNYRPDRYPEQAQQARDKLLRRLARQGDWTAEAVAQALEEQVVAFPPRHPQHAPLLARRLIAEHPQEAVIRTTLEGTLQQGLEEYVAQYAATLPPHSSAAALVVDNNTGEVRAYVGSAGFGDAERFGHVDMIRAIRSPGSTLKPFLYAMALDEGLIHPQSLLADVPRIWGAYRPDNFGQGFSGPVTAASALQRSLNLPAVDLLERFGPKRFAARLENGGLPLHIPGQIPNLAVILGGAGCRLEDLVAAYRALAQGGTTGPLRFEKPETPGQSGAFVERRLLSPQSAWIVREILAEIPRPGALSHAVGAAPRPAWGWKTGTSYGFRDAWAIGVGALYTVGVWVGRPDGTPMPGNTGRNAAAPLLFAVTDHLDPDPLPIPRPEGVVRATICWPSGTPVQWLPDAQCPRRHEGWAIAGSLPPTWHPADQEAGRGGALSFRVASDTGLRIDPGCTVEHSQARTVQLWPKVLEPWLPKGQRRAGLIPPFDPRCTAALAQPTATLKIVGIEPDSLFYRPGGMGEGPRIALQALGAVGEVAWYVHGGFVARALSGEVVHHHLTLRGRVEIAAVDQGGQVDRVEVEVR; this comes from the coding sequence ATGCTGCTGGTGTTGGGGTTGGCGTTGGTGGGGCTCGACCGCCTCTTTCCTTTACATCTTCCCGACCCCTCCACCCTGTTTGCCCAGGTGGTGGTCGACCGGCAGGGGATCCCTTTGCGGGCCTTTGCCGATGCCCAGGGGGTGTGGCGCTACCCGGTGCGTCTGGACGATGTCTCCCCCCACTACATCGAGGCGGTGCTGGGGTACGAGGATCGCCGGTTTTACGACCACCTCGGCATCAACCCCTTGGCGCTGCTGCGGGCTGCCGGGCAAAACCTGGCGGCGGGTCGGGTGGTTTCGGGGGGCTCGACCCTGTCGATGCAGGTAGCCCGGTTGCTCCATCCCCATAGCCGCACCCTGTGGGGCAAGGCGATTCAGATCGCCCGCACCCTGCAACTGGAAGCACACCTGAACAAACAAGAAATCCTCAATCTTTACCTCAACCTAGCCCCCTTCGGAGGCACCATCGAGGGGGTGCAGGCGGCCAGTTTTACCTACCTGCACAAACCGGCCCGCGATCTGACCCTGGCCGAGGCTGCCCTGTTGGCGGTGCTGCCTCAGGCCCCCAGCAACTACCGCCCCGACCGCTACCCCGAGCAGGCGCAACAGGCCCGCGACAAATTGCTGCGTCGCCTGGCCCGCCAGGGGGATTGGACTGCCGAGGCGGTGGCCCAGGCGCTTGAGGAACAGGTTGTCGCCTTCCCCCCCCGCCATCCGCAACATGCCCCCCTGCTCGCCCGCCGCCTGATCGCCGAGCACCCCCAAGAGGCGGTTATCCGCACCACCCTGGAGGGCACGTTGCAACAGGGGTTGGAGGAGTATGTGGCCCAGTATGCCGCCACCCTGCCCCCCCACAGCTCGGCGGCGGCGCTGGTGGTCGACAACAACACCGGGGAGGTGCGCGCCTACGTGGGCAGCGCCGGATTCGGCGACGCCGAGAGGTTCGGCCATGTCGACATGATCCGGGCGATCCGCTCCCCCGGCTCGACCCTCAAGCCGTTTCTCTACGCCATGGCGCTGGACGAGGGGTTGATCCATCCCCAGTCGTTGCTCGCCGACGTTCCCCGAATTTGGGGCGCCTACCGTCCCGACAACTTTGGGCAGGGCTTCAGCGGTCCGGTCACGGCGGCCAGCGCCCTGCAACGCTCCCTCAACCTGCCGGCGGTCGATTTGCTCGAACGGTTCGGTCCCAAGCGGTTTGCCGCCCGGCTCGAAAACGGGGGATTGCCGCTGCACATTCCGGGGCAAATCCCAAATTTGGCGGTGATTCTGGGGGGGGCGGGGTGCCGGTTGGAGGATCTAGTCGCAGCCTATCGGGCGCTGGCCCAAGGGGGAACAACCGGACCGCTGCGCTTCGAAAAGCCCGAGACGCCAGGGCAGTCGGGCGCCTTCGTCGAACGGCGCCTGCTGTCGCCCCAAAGTGCCTGGATCGTGCGGGAGATCCTGGCCGAGATCCCCCGTCCTGGCGCCTTGTCGCACGCCGTGGGGGCAGCCCCCCGACCGGCCTGGGGCTGGAAAACCGGGACCAGCTACGGCTTTCGCGACGCCTGGGCCATCGGGGTTGGAGCCCTCTACACTGTGGGGGTGTGGGTCGGGCGACCCGACGGCACCCCAATGCCGGGCAACACCGGACGCAACGCTGCCGCCCCGCTGCTCTTTGCGGTGACCGACCACCTCGATCCCGACCCGTTGCCGATCCCCCGCCCCGAGGGGGTGGTTCGGGCGACCATCTGCTGGCCCAGCGGCACCCCGGTCCAATGGCTCCCTGATGCGCAATGTCCCCGCCGCCACGAGGGGTGGGCCATCGCCGGATCGCTCCCCCCGACTTGGCACCCCGCCGATCAAGAGGCGGGGCGGGGTGGGGCGCTGAGCTTTCGGGTGGCGAGCGATACGGGGCTGAGGATCGATCCCGGCTGCACGGTGGAACACTCGCAGGCGCGCACGGTACAGCTGTGGCCCAAGGTGCTCGAACCCTGGCTACCCAAGGGGCAGCGCCGCGCCGGATTGATCCCCCCCTTCGACCCCCGCTGCACCGCCGCCCTGGCGCAGCCCACCGCCACCTTGAAGATCGTCGGCATCGAGCCCGATAGCCTGTTTTACCGGCCGGGGGGGATGGGGGAGGGGCCGCGGATTGCCTTGCAGGCGTTGGGGGCGGTGGGGGAGGTGGCGTGGTACGTCCACGGCGGTTTCGTTGCCCGCGCCTTGAGTGGCGAGGTGGTGCACCACCATCTGACACTGCGGGGACGGGTCGAGATTGCGGCGGTCGATCAAGGGGGGCAGGTGGATCGGGTCGAGGTGGAGGTGCGGTAG